A part of Plasmodium coatneyi strain Hackeri chromosome 8, complete sequence genomic DNA contains:
- a CDS encoding KIR protein, with protein MVLTVKEGDELPSEEVYRKFKESIGNSNCNSVGGIRSKVQTYHFIKKYSDKISSAYCYAQENETDKLSDDDRCGFLYYWLGDIMESEDRNNRFSFIIGNMYNLLRQLEPKCNCNNIYRSTSETIFDKSRKIFDYEYNIKALQKRDNCSDYSDGQKYDLHREEAQKEYEWLCENCGVGDAGYCEKIKGKNRECKNKGPVELECPRKKPSSGDDFDNDSAAQQDDEPEELDDPEGILGSTHLDRVKSKLKQYEELSGGSGGCGNDSGNILQSVKSTLQSNIGVDNNAEKILGAWCYTYEKKNGSNPINEYCDYLYYWIGDTLLNGSLSVRNLKDLMSDLFPKLNSWKSIKGCDKIETTADESEFNRRKQVFEYLQQCKIMKAQLKGNSKTPPTQKPKCTQAYDTYLKEVVNALKSEYTKCSGPDRKRSVSDSYCTNFLAMCQQCNPEQLSQLKCEVPKTEESIASNYQASSTEDTITSPSENSSSITPTTVISSIVPIIGLPLTALLLYKVNI; from the exons atggtACTGACG gtgaaggaaggggatgaaTTACCTTCCGAGGAAGTGTATAGAAAATTCAAGGAAAGTATAGGTAATTCTAACTGTAATTCCGTGGGAGGAATAAGGAGTAAAGTACAGACTTatcattttattaaaaaatatagtgATAAAATTAGCTCTGCCTACTGTTACGCACAGGAAAATGAGACGGACAAATTGTCAGATGATGATCGTTGCGGTTTTTTAtactattggttaggtgatataATGGAAAGTGAGGACAGGAACAATCGGTTCTCGTTTATCATTGGGAACATGTATAATCTACTGCGGCAGCTGGAGCCTAAGTGTAActgtaataatatataccgTAGTACCAGCGAAACCATCTTTGATAAGAGTAGGAAAATATTtgattatgaatataacATTAAAGCTCTACAGAAGAGAGACAATTGTAGTGATTATTCCGATGGGCAGAAATATGACCTCCATAGGGAAGAAGCTCAAAAGGAATATGAGTGGTTATGTGAAAATTGTGGGGTAGGTGATGCTGGGTATTGTGAGAAAatcaaagggaaaaacagagAATGCAAAAATAAGGGGCCAGTAGAATTAGAATGCCCACGAAAAAAACCTTCTTCTGGGGATGACTTCGACAATGATTCAGCAGCACAGCAGGACGATGAACCTGAGGAACTTGACGATCCGGAAGGCATATTAGGG AGTACACATTTGGACCGAGTGAAATCCAAATTAAAGCAGTATGAAGAATTAAGTGGGGGCTCAGGGGGTTGTGGTAATGATAGTGGTAATATCCTCCAAAGTGTAAAGAGCACATTGCAGTCAAATATAGGAGTTGATAATAATGCAGAGAAGATTTTAGGTGCTTGGTGTTATacgtacgaaaaaaaaaatggtagtAATCCCATTAATGAATATTGTGATTACTtgtattattggataggggatACACTGTTGAACGGTTCTTTGAGTGTTCGTAATTTAAAGGACCTTATGAGTGACCTCTTCCCAAAATTGAATAGTTGGAAGTCTATAAAGGGGTGCGATAAAATAGAGACCACTGCTGACGAAAGCGAATTCAATCGTAGAAAACAAGTGTTTGAATACCTCCAACAatgtaaaattatgaaggcacaattaaaaggaaacagTAAAACTCCCCCTACTCAAAAGCCCAAATGTACGCAAGCTTATGACACCTATCTAAAGGAAGTGGTTAACGCTCTTAAGTCTGAATATACTAAATGTAGTGGACCAGATCGAAAGAGGAGTGTTAGTGATTCATATTGTACCAATTTTTTAGCAATGTGTCAACAATGTAACCCTGAACAACTATCACAATTGAAATGTGAAGTACCCAAAACCGAAGAGTCTATAGCATCCAACTATCAGGCATCCTCCACTGAGGACACAATCACCTCCCCATCTGAAAATAGCAGCAGTATCACCCCTACCACTGTTATATCTTCCATAGTCCCAATAATAGGACTTCCGTTAACTGCCTTACTCCTTTACAaggtaaatatataa